The genomic region CCAGCAAGCCCATCGTGGCCTGGTCCTTCCGCTGGGATGACTCCGAGGCCATCCACAAGATCGCCATCACCGAAGCCGGCGGCCAGGAAGCCTTCGAGCGGCGCCCCAACTACGTGCACTACTGCGAGCCGGTCTCGCCGCTGGTGAGCACCTTCGAGGCGCTGGATAAGCTCATCTTCGCCGCCCGGCATCGCGTGCCGCTGGTCTTCACGCCCTGCCCCATCGCCGGCGCCACCGCACCCTGCACCCTGGCCGGCCTCATCGCCCAGGCGGCGGCCGAGTCCTGGATGGGCCTCACCCTCGCCCAGACCATCGCTCCAGGCCTCCCCTTCTTCATGGGCGGCGTGACCTCCATCCTCGACATGCAGACCATGATCTTCAGCTACGGCGCGCCGGAGCTGGCGCTGGCCGAGTGCGGCCTGACCGAGCTGGCCCACTACGCCGGCATTCCGCTCTGGAACACCGGCGGCTGTACCGACTCCAAGACGCTCGACGAGCAGGCCGCCATCGAAGGCTCCTTCTCCGTCATGGCGGCGGCGCTGTGCGGCGGCGACCTGACCCACGACGTGGGCTATACCGAGAGCGCCATGACCGGCTCCCTCTTCCAGCTCTGCATGATGGACGAGGCCATCGGCTGGTCCCGCCGGGTGACCCGCGGCATCGAGGTCAACGAGGAGACGCTGGCGGTCGAGGTCATCAAGAGCGTGGGTCCCAACGGCCACTACCTGCGCCATCCGCACACCCGCAAGTTCTTCAAGACCGAGTTCTGGTAT from Anaerolineae bacterium harbors:
- a CDS encoding trimethylamine methyltransferase family protein, with amino-acid sequence GPGPTCPNFIDPYTLERQPYIKSDAELVAKVVDALPNIDFCESLGSISDVHVDLSALYEFAYMFPNTSKPIVAWSFRWDDSEAIHKIAITEAGGQEAFERRPNYVHYCEPVSPLVSTFEALDKLIFAARHRVPLVFTPCPIAGATAPCTLAGLIAQAAAESWMGLTLAQTIAPGLPFFMGGVTSILDMQTMIFSYGAPELALAECGLTELAHYAGIPLWNTGGCTDSKTLDEQAAIEGSFSVMAAALCGGDLTHDVGYTESAMTGSLFQLCMMDEAIGWSRRVTRGIEVNEETLAVEVIKSVGPNGHYLRHPHTRKFFKTEFWYPTLCDRHNYEEWSAAGGLPMRERVIAKVREILETHTPPPIKKETRDVIEKVLADAEARVKSTDTKKK